The region ATACTGGAGGAGCAGGAGTGCTCTGTGCTGTAGCCTGGGGAACAAGAGTTTACATTACTGTCATTGGTGAAATTACAGTAACAAAGAAATATGACCTATGGAGAGGGAAGATGGGGAACAGGAACACACACCTGAGATCTTGCTCAGCTGGCTAGCGTAGCTGGAGTTGCGAGAGTGGCCCGACTGGAACACTTCTCCTGGGCTGGCCATCTGGGTCTGGTCTGGCTCCTCTGGAAGTCCTGACATCAACCAGAACCACACCTCAATTAGTCAGTCCCTCACCATGTCTCCCAGACCTGGGTTAACTGTTTAGTGTTGATGAGATAAATCATAAAACACACAGTTACCAGCTTTAAATCGGATCCTTCTTGCATGTCATACCTGAGCTGATGACAGAGGGCCTGGGCTTCATGGACCGGCCCAAAGAAGGGGGACGGTTAGGGGTTCCAGTGCCCTCACCCTTGCAGTCTAGCTGCAGGGTATGGTCCTGGCCTGAGATCGAGATGGACTTGGCTGTGCTGGGGGCGCTGCAAAAAACATGACTGTTCAGTCCACATGTTATACTGTGGGAAAAGTGGCAACAGCATCAGGTTTACTAAATGTATGATGCTGAATGACAGATCAGAGATTTGAGCATCTATCAGGTCACTCACGTTTTAAAGCACGGATCTCCAGAGAGGAGGGTCATCCCGATAGTCACCTTCAGAGAAGATCCAGACAAAGACAACTTTTATTACAATATAAAAAGTCAAAAAAAGACTGAGTCATGTTTGCAGTAGCTATATCAAAAGTTCTGCTGAGGTGCTGGGCCTCAACAGCTCTGTGTGATCAGTTGTCATGTGTCACAAGTGGTCCAGAGCACCACCAATATCCAGGGCATTTGTATGCAATTCTGGTATTTCATGTCACAACAAAACATCATATCAGTTAGCAAACATTgtttataaatattttttaataGGTTTATCTAATAAAGCATACGTGGTTGCTTTCCGATTGCATTGTTGCTTTGGTCAATTTTTATTGAATAAGACCGCTCAAAAATGCAGCAGTTTCAGCGTTGCTCTGTGCTTTGTGTggtggagaggcagacagagaaacTACAGAGCATAGGTATCGTTGGCACAGGGTGCTGTCACTCATGGGGTCACTACATCCCCACAGCACCTGCTGGGAGAGCTAGCCAGCAAAAGCCCTTCTTCGGTGCCCAGGGTTCTGGTCTAGAAGCACAGTTCCAACTACTCCTACAGTTTTGCTTCGATACTGAAGTTTAACTGACGCCCGGAAAAAGACAATTTCCATAGATGGAAGTCAGATATGAAAATTCTTAAGACACTATAGTCATCACCTCTTTGCACAAAACATTCATTGAATTATTCAAATAATTGTCGCCTTGGACGTTTATTCGAATTTTTTTAATCACACACAATTACAATTTTATATTCATCCAATGTCTGCCATGTTTTTGGATAACGTGATTCCGTCGTCGCTGCTTGTGCTCGCCCAAGAAAGCAACAGATAGCAACAGATAAATCAACATCTTATGCCTGCCgactttgattggactgatgtgTCAACTTCATAGCTAGCTAGTTCCTTACCACGCACTGTTAAACACGTcttcaagctagctagcttaactaGTTTAAACATGGAACTGTAACTGTGCAATATAAGCAGCAAGGGAATAGCGTCATAAACGTTGCATATTGTTAACCAGACCCCTTTATAATAGGCAGGCAGATGCACGCAATGTCGCAATATTGCAGACCAATTACTAGCTAGTTTACTCTACAAAAGTATGCTCGACTACCGTTGTCTTCCGGGTAATAAGAGCTAAAGATTTGGGAAGTAGCCATAACCCAAATTTATAACATTTGTGTGTGGCTCAAAACAACATTTCTGGGATTGGTTATTAGTTAATTCAATGTGTAGCCAGTGGAGTGGACTGTTTTCAATGCATATCGGCTTTGTTGATTGAGTTTTCCCCACCACCATTTTCATGTTAAAACCACCACTGTGGGTGATCAGAAGGATGATTTCCTTTACCACTCAATATAAAAcgatttactgaacaaaaatataaacgcaatatgtgaagtgttggtcccatgtttcatgagctgaaataaaaattcccataaatgttctatatgcacaaaaagctctCAAATGttgtaaaccaatttgtgtacaTCCATGTCAATGAGCACTTtgcctttgccaagataatccatccacctgacagatgtggcatatcaggaagctgattaaacagcatgatcgtgacacaggtgcaccttatgctggagacaaaaggccactaaaatgtgcagttttgtcacacaacacaatgccacagatgtctcaagttgagggagcgtggaattgtcatgctggctgcaggaatgtccaccaaagctgttgccagagaatttaatgttaatttctctaccataaaccgcatccaatgttgttttagagaatttttcacccgcagaccacatgtaaccacgccagcccaggacctccatatccggcttcttcacctgcaggatggtctgagaccaaccacccagacagctgatgaaactgaggagtatttctgtctgtaataaagccttttgtggggaaaaactcattctgattggctgggcctggctccccagtggggaGTTCAGTATATATTAGTTGTTCTGTTCAACCAAACCCAACCCTGAAAAAGTCCCGAGGTCAACAGTCAATTCCTGTCCACCCAAGCTTACCTTCAGTATGGAGTTGTCCTGTCTGGTATTCTTGGTGTCGTATCCCTCCAGTAGACAACAGCGGACTGCAGAGCCTGAGCCAGCGAACTCTGCCATGTTTAGGTCAGTAAAACCCAGCTGAGGGAGAGCAACAGTTacattaaaggtagactcagcgatatgacgtagaTAAAGAAATTAAACAGCATTGTGCGTCAAACTAAGAGTGTTGAAGAGTGAGGGTCCATTTCTCCGCTGTTTTGTTGCCCTGGCCACCAGCGTGAAGCAATCCCGTGAACAGGAGCCAATACTGTGTGAGGGCAAGGTCTAGCGtctcgctcatctcaatatctgcggtgctgctTGTGGCAACGTCatttcgctgagtctaccttaaAGTACAGTAGTTTTAAACCTTCATATACTGTGACATACATGTAGCCATCTGGATGTAGAGACAGACTGTATATGCTCCAGACACTTAGCCCTACTGTTTCTCATTTTAGTGTCAGGTTATCCAAGAGATGACTCTCATTTCCTTTTCTCCAGGTTTTATTTCATCGAAGCTACTGTTTACAGATGTGTGTATTTAAGGAAGCCTACTTCCAAAGAGGAAAGGGGTTATATTTAGCTTAAGGAAATCCAGAAGCAGAACGTGAGAAAACACAGGAAGGGTCCCTGGCAACCTGAGTGTGCATTCTCTGTAAACTTTCCCCATCTAACATGGTATAGTTTACATATGCTTATACACGAGTGCCAAAGTTGTTGCTTGTGTTTGTAGAAGTTGGGTGACTAATGTTCCTGTTTAAATGGAGTAACGGGAGTGTTTTTGTGTGTTGACATCAGGCTACAGTAAATTGTTTAAATGGGTTTATGGATATAGGATGGAGTGCTCAGGAAGAGTGGGCTCTTACCTTTGAATACGTTTTTCCTCCTTTGAGTTCCTGTAGAGAAAACAGGAAGAGGGAGATGACTCCTGAGGACTTTGACAGTCAGGCATGCAGTGGAGAGTGTGTGTTTAGCACTGCTCTACCATCAGATTATAGAGGCTACAGTTAGGGGGTGTTAATTGTACATGGAAAGATGCATAATCCATTATTACATGCAGGAAACTGTAGCCCTGGATGTTCACAGAGATAACAGCATAGAGCTGTGTGTTGGTAAGAGAGAGGTCTCCAATCAGTCAACACAGACCTTCCGCACAGAAACCCGACAGATCGAGGGATCCAGCACTCCAGTTGTGGGGTTGGCACTCATTTTACACAAAAAGGTAAACCTCTTCTTCCATCGAACACAGTTCTCCTGAACCTCCACTCTGTGTGACAAGAGGACAGGGATCAACAATGGGATGGCACTACATCACAGATGCATCAatctcaattttttttaaaggaattgGTTAACACGTCTGTTATTAGTGTCAAGATAAATCTAAAGTGGAGAGTGAATGACAGCCATTACTGTTTGAGTGATCTCAAAAAAAGAAGTCACTAATTCAACGTAGCAAATGACATCTCTTGTGCATTTGGCCTCTCTTCAATGTCTTGCTCCAATTTTAGAGAAAGTAAACTTGTTGTCGAGGAAAACGGCGAACAATAATCTACAGGCTTCTGTAAAAAAGAAAGTTGATGTAATTAGGCCAGTGCCTGACGTCACCCTGTCCACCCATACAGTGAGGAAAATGGATGAGAATACAGAGTGGTTGGCATAAAACATTCCTGGTGATAATCTACTTCCCATGTTAACATGCTTTAaaccctccttctcccaactggACAGATGGACTGAGTGCAAGCTTTGACAGTACGACAGTCATGCATCGGCATGGAACCAGTATCCAGCCACTCAGAATGCACAGAATAAACTCTAGTGAATTCAGTGCTTAAA is a window of Oncorhynchus mykiss isolate Arlee chromosome 11, USDA_OmykA_1.1, whole genome shotgun sequence DNA encoding:
- the fam102aa gene encoding protein FAM102A, encoding MAFFVKKKKFKFQTHLTLEELTAVPFVNGVLFCKLRLLDGGDFVATSSRVEVQENCVRWKKRFTFLCKMSANPTTGVLDPSICRVSVRKELKGGKTYSKLGFTDLNMAEFAGSGSAVRCCLLEGYDTKNTRQDNSILKVTIGMTLLSGDPCFKTAPSTAKSISISGQDHTLQLDCKGEGTGTPNRPPSLGRSMKPRPSVISSGLPEEPDQTQMASPGEVFQSGHSRNSSYASQLSKISGYSTEHSCSSSMSDLTHRRNTSTGSSTSGGLSVTVDTPPERESDICRPERPPRPPRPILPSNRPPRRKQDSVESHPSWVNDTRIDADDIVEKIVQSQNFGDISNTEDSNLRLFVSRDGTTSLNELQLGNRVSAGVYEPVVIESH